From a single Plutella xylostella chromosome 5, ilPluXylo3.1, whole genome shotgun sequence genomic region:
- the LOC105392301 gene encoding endoribonuclease CG2145, with protein MKAYWIVLVLCATAARGDDLAHAAGQIFNQILPNLIGNQVTGGNKDPTTNTLNQIGTVVGGVVDYAKKKGYEDMLKQIKESTTDEDLLKLSEEMFNADVNNALAYIQVNVQGKTSPMSKNDEASSNLLNVPENVWNGPTIKPFVALFDNYHKNVIRPEFQTPTEESEQTTFINTILATGPIRSLMSFFVNKGLTQLNEYPEQVELLRKLWFTKYARHWTGLCKCSCAFENVFMAELKSNTVLGLHSWLFFAKRELDHKANYLGYIDKLDLGGKGLILKQHSVLSETKDAPEITMFVGTSPELETALYTLCYLARPDQLCKLRAPNNVAFSIQTKTIRADNLPVIDTASPVF; from the exons ATGAAGGCCTACTGGATCGTACTGGTGCTGTGCGcgacggcggcgcggggggacGACCTGGCGCACGCCGCCGGGCAGATCTTCAACCAGATCCTGCCCAACCTGATCGGCAACCAGGTGACGGGAGGCAACAAGGACCCGACCACCAACACGCTCAACCAGATCGGCACGGTGGTCGGCGGCGTCGTCGACTACGCCAAGAAGAAGGGCTATGAAGACATGCTGAAGCAGATCAAGGAGTCCACCACCGACGAGGACCTGCTGAAGCTCAGCGAGGAGATGTTCAACGCGGACGTCAACAACGCGCTCGCCTACATCCAGGTCAACGTGCAAGGGAAAACCAGTCCTATGTCCAAGAACGACGAGGCCTCTTCCAA ccTCTTGAACGTGCCCGAAAATGTGTGGAATGGACCTACAATCAAACCGTTTGTGGCGCTGTTCGATAACTACCATAAGAACGTGATTCGCCCGGAGTTCCAGACACCCACT GAAGAGTCGGAACAGACGACGTTCATCAACACGATCCTGGCCACGGGCCCGATCAGAAGTCTCATGTCCTTCTTCGTAAACAAAG GCCTCACCCAGCTGAACGAGTACCCCGAGCAAGTGGAACTGCTGCGCAAGCTGTGGTTCACGAAGTACGCGCGCCACTGGACCGGCCTCTGCAAGTGCAGCTGCGCTTTTGAAAACGTCTTCATGGCGGAACTCAAGTCTAACACTGTGCTGG GTCTACACAGCTGGTTGTTCTTCGCCAAGCGAGAGCTGGACCACAAGGCCAACTATTTGGGTTACATCGATAAATTGGACCTGGGAGGA AAAGGCCTAATCCTCAAGCAGCACTCGGTCCTCAGCGAAACAAAAGACGCTCCCGAGATCACGATGTTCGTGGGCACATCGCCCGAGCTGGAGACAGCTCTGTACACCTTGTGCTACCTCGCCAGGCCTGACCAGCTGTGCAAGCTGAGGGCTCCTAATAATGTAGCTTTTAGCATACAGACCAAGACCATCAGGGCTGATAACCTGCCTGTCATTGATACGGCGTCgccggttttctaa